From Streptomyces sp. TLI_105, the proteins below share one genomic window:
- the galE gene encoding UDP-glucose 4-epimerase GalE, with protein MTWLITGGAGYIGSHVVKAMTEGGERVVVVDDLSTGNPARVPEGIVLEQGTVLDRAFLDRVLREHQITGIVHLAGKKQVGESVEKPLFYYHENVTGLQTILDAAAAAGVKSFLFSSSASVYGMPDVDLVTEDTECLPLSPYGETKLVGEWMARAVGQAHGLSTACLRYFNVAGAAAPELADTGVFNLVPMVFERLDAGESPRIFGDDYPTPDGTCIRDYIHVADIASAHLAAARSLAAAAERGETATLTLNIGRGEGVSVREMVNLINEVTGHSVEPVVTPRRPGDPARVVASAERIESELGWKAQHDVRSMISSAWEGWGANRAVRATV; from the coding sequence ATGACCTGGCTCATCACCGGCGGTGCCGGTTACATCGGTTCCCACGTCGTCAAGGCAATGACCGAGGGCGGCGAGCGCGTCGTCGTGGTCGACGACCTCAGCACCGGCAACCCGGCGCGGGTCCCCGAGGGCATCGTCCTGGAGCAGGGCACGGTCCTGGACCGCGCCTTCCTGGACCGGGTGCTGCGCGAGCACCAGATCACGGGCATCGTCCACCTGGCCGGCAAGAAGCAGGTCGGCGAGTCGGTCGAGAAGCCGCTGTTCTACTACCACGAGAACGTGACGGGTCTGCAGACGATCCTCGACGCGGCGGCCGCGGCCGGTGTGAAGAGCTTCCTCTTCTCCTCCTCCGCCTCCGTCTACGGCATGCCCGACGTGGACCTCGTCACCGAGGACACCGAGTGCCTGCCGCTCAGCCCGTACGGCGAGACGAAGCTCGTCGGCGAGTGGATGGCCCGCGCCGTCGGCCAGGCCCACGGCCTGTCCACGGCCTGCCTGCGGTACTTCAACGTGGCGGGCGCGGCGGCCCCGGAGCTCGCCGACACCGGCGTCTTCAACCTGGTGCCGATGGTCTTCGAGCGCCTCGACGCCGGCGAGTCCCCCCGCATCTTCGGCGACGACTACCCGACACCGGACGGCACCTGCATCCGCGACTACATCCACGTCGCCGACATCGCGAGCGCCCACCTCGCCGCGGCCCGCTCGCTCGCCGCGGCGGCCGAGCGCGGCGAGACGGCCACGCTGACCCTGAACATCGGGCGCGGCGAGGGCGTGTCGGTGCGCGAGATGGTGAACCTCATCAACGAGGTCACCGGCCACAGCGTCGAGCCCGTCGTCACCCCGCGCCGCCCGGGCGACCCGGCCCGCGTGGTCGCCTCGGCCGAGCGCATCGAGTCGGAGCTCGGCTGGAAGGCGCAGCACGACGTCCGCTCCATGATCAGCTCCGCCTGGGAGGGCTGGGGCGCCAACCGCGCGGTCCGCGCGACCGTCTGA